ccttcatgatccctaatattgtGCAGTATGATATGTTTCAGAAAAAATTCCATGAAACGATGCCTATCACATGTACAGGTGATGTGTACAGCAAGCTATTAGACAACATAGTGAAACTATATAAACGTTTACAATATTAAATCTAGGTGAACCTACGTATTGTAAGTACAAAAGGTGTAAAGCTTGTTGGTGTTGCATGATCACAGACAAAAGGTGACATGAAAAGTTTCACAGTAAGATAACTCGTAacagaaaaaaaattgtaccaaaaagttttgtaaaaaaaggtgtgggaAAGTTGAATAGCATATTATGTTTACTTGTGGTCATTACGCGGTTTACACCAAAATTTTTCGCTAGTTTTGCTCTTACCTCTGCATTTAATACATCCTGAAACCAAACATCTTTTTAACAAACTTGGAGAATTCAGACAAGTGCACACAAACTGCTCCAATACATACAGTGGTTAGTGAAATAGCTGGCTGACCCCAAGAAATGTAACTAGATGAACTGACAGATGGCTTTACACCCTTTTATATGCATACTGTTTTCTTCCTTTTCTTGTGCAGAATCTTCATTATGAAGTTGCACAGGATCGGTACATATTATTATACGGATGTTGCATGGATGTTGTTATACGGATGTTATTAACGTGTTCTTTAGCTTTACCCTAGTTTGATTTGTAAGAAGCAAAGTATTCATGCTCTATACATACCCCATATGAAGCAGCTTTTACTTTGAGGTTATGACGACAATACAATATGGTAGGTTTATCTCAAGTAGAAGTTTGAAACACAGACATAAGCACCATGCACATAGATGTGAGCAAGTAACTGTTTATGTAGCAAGGTTGCTAAGTTTATAGTGAAAGCCTGTAAGTGTCAGCTATTTACCAAATCATACAGGTGTTGTAATTTTGAAgaggtgtgtatgtatgtacgtatgcatgcatgtatgcagatGTTTTAGGTGCTTGTTACTCTTGTTCTTGTGCTAGTTCTGTATTAAAGTCTTTTTTATTATTACCATGATGTACTTGTTTGCTTAGCAAAGCTTATATAGCAAGCATCCACAGTAAATCTTACCACTGTTTTGGCTTTTTCCTTGACTTCTTCAAGGACACCCAATCCCTCTGCTTCTAGTTCTTTGAATGCATCCACAGCTCCACTCTTGTACCCATAAGCCCTAAACTTCTTGGCATAAAGCAAGGCTGATAGGTTCAGCTGTTTTCCAGGCAATTTCAAGCAGTACCCGGGTGTATTCAACTCTGCTCCCGAGCTGCTGCAATCCAGAAGGCTACTGTCTTGTAGACCTATAATAACAAGAGAGcataaacattgtaaacagCAGTATTTACCATACCCTTCGTTGCAGATCGATGACAGATTATAAATTAAACTATGTCATGATGCATTGTGTTTTTTGAAGTTTAGCTTTTATTGAGGTTATTTTCCTCAAATACCCTTTGGTCCCAACTAGTTAGATaccattaacaatttttttccaCGCAAGTCACATGCTTAGGCGAATTTCAGTCACAATAGTGATCACTGCTAGTGTGTAGAGACATTGTTACAAAGCATCACTAAGTCGTTAAGATAATTATATTCATCAAAGAAGAATTATTTTAGCACTAAGTGCAGCAAGTGAGCACTGTTTTGATTAGGAAGCCACCAGCACACAAACATAGTTGTTACACGTACACGAGTATTAATTTAAATATGTTATTTGAAAACCTTTGTTTACATATTTATATTATCTAAAGACCTTTGGAATGGTACAACTATCACCTCAAGTTTCAAGTGAATATTGTACTATTCCTCAAGTCTCTAAAGTGGTGTAGATGTGCAACAACGGATATATACTGTAACCTTGATGCATACAAGCACTTTGGTAGTTGATACTAGCATACCGTATTGCATGGCCGGTCTCGTGTAAAATCCTGGTTTCGTCTAGTCATCAGGATTGATAACATCATAACCACCATGAATGCCCATTCATAGCTTTAATAGGTATCATTGAAACCTTTTACATGTATAGCTGATTAACATCCGATTAGTGTTGATTTTGGGAGTGATAAGAGCTTAAAGAAATAAGCGCCTGGGCCATAATTCAAGACAGTATGGTAATAAATTCAATAGCTTGCCTGAATACCAGTGCAATTTCTACCTGTATGCAATGGATGTAAGAAACATTTACTCTACAATGAAAGAATTTATCACTTTCATAAACATGAATAGTATGTGTGCATTGAGTTGAGCCTTGAGAAAAAAGCTAAAGAAGGAAAACTGGATTGTTTTCCAAGAGAAACAGACCTTCAGGTAACCAAAATACCAAATGCTTAGTGGTGACAGCATAGGaatcaacaacagacatgtacagtttgacTCCATTACATGTTCAGAACAAAACCATAACAGATCAAATATGGCTGCAATGggaatgtatggtgaaaattttgattggtcatatGTAATGTGTTGGATGTCAATGAAACTATTTTGAACTATTTTTAGTAGGTCAAGcagtagctactacaaatgagccaaatttcaagcgTGGGTGTGATTCCATTATTAAATATCTGGTTCAGTTCTATGTTTACACATACTATGGCATGCACCACCTGTCATTGTATATACTTGCTTATGTAAATTAAATACAGGTATAGCATACTTGTCTTTAGCATTTCTACTTCTTCCTTGATGTTGCCACGTCCAGTCATATAGGCTGTTTGCTGGCAACACAAGCTCACAAAATTCACGGCAGCTTTTATTGCTGATTCGGATATTACGGATGCTAATTCATCACTTTGCTGGGTCTCTACAGCTGAATCATCATTTTGCACTTTGATGTAGGATAACACATGTAAAACTGCTGCAACCCTTAAGACCTGTCCTTTAGATTTGCTGAGCATTCCTACATGTGTAACAAGTCTCATTGAAAACTGTACACCAATCATGCTCACAAATATATGGGTATGCAGTAGCTATAGCAAAATAAGCAGAATTTCCAATGCCATTAAAGCAAAGTACACCTGTTTActgtaaaaataaaaaataaaaaaacttCTCCAACAATCAGTGAAACCATATTAATCATTTTGACAGACTTTGTACACTATTATGGTAAAGACAAAGGTTTATTTTTATTTGTGAGCTGGTCTGAAAAAAAtcagtcttatcacctatttacaaGCATGAAGGTTTTatctcaccaatggttgaagctatgtgtacaaaATTTTCTCCCATTTTGTATCCTTTCCTAACTTTTAATATCATCCACtgaacaagtagccaacaggtaAGTTTCCATTGTAGATAGTTTTTTACAAAGGTTGACCCTGGCTCAGCTGTatcagctgaactctacaatgCATGGTGGCAGTGGCAGTGGCAGTGGGAGGGCAAATGGAAGAGAAAGGCTAAATAAGGAATGAATTATACCAAGAATGGACTATTAGGGGCTCAAAAGAAACACCACAGAGTTGTACAGCCATACACAGCCATTTCCTTGTTGCCAAGAACTCCGTCAAGGTCCCAGACAGCTTGTACtgcttgccactgtgcttggaaaagcagccagcagaAAGCAGACTACTTGACACAGGCTAGTTGTCACTGtaaaatatgatagtgtattctATAGCTTTGTATTTGTGACTAAAAAAGTCAGTTTTGCTGTTGATGGCGAAACAACCGATTTTGTCAGATCCACTCACATTTGTGTTCAATATATGTTTAGGAGACCACACAGGATAACTATTACAATGTTAACACTTCAAGTGTCTAACAGGAAATTACTATACTAATATTTGCATAATAGAATAATGTTACTGGTACAGTGGAAAACGCCACCACAACAATGATTCTTAGGACTCAATGCACTGCTGATATTACAGTATGATTATATACGTACCTGATAGCAGATCATCCATACATGCCAGGGCTTCCAACTGCTCCTGCACTTCATCAAAATATGCAACAAATACTTCTGACTTTTCCTTGATGGTGAAAACCCTATCCTTAGGGATTCCAGTTTTCCCAGGTATCCAGACTTTATGTAGAACCTCAACTACATAGCAAAATAGCAAATGTGTGCTAAGCCAAAATGTACACAATATACGTACATCATAATTTGTTGGTTTTTTTTTATTGCAAGCAAATCTACATTAATGTATTCTGGGTAAGCTGTATACTTAGGGATAAGAAATACTTCAATAATACCAATAAACACAATATTTTACTGACATCAACATTCTAACAGGCAAGGAATTGAATAACccagtagggatcaaagtaatgaAAACCATCTGCTGGTGTGCAAATTCAACCATTAAATACTTAGCAAAACCAACAACAACAAGGCTACAGTAGAGAAGTAGGATTTTCATCACTTTTATTGTTATGACTCCTATAGCATACTATTCTGATTTCCTCTGCAGTTAATCAGCTCACCCAACATAGTACAAAAATTATCTCATTTGATTCTTGCATGAACTAGCACACAAAGCTATTGATGCACTACCCACAAATCGATACCTATGTGCTAGCATAAAAagagggacacaaaggaggacaaaggtaagtctatgacCTATGCTTTTAGGTCTCATGGTAGTTTAAAAGGCATATCTTGAGTTGATAAAGATATCAGTTTCACCAAGAGTAAACAATACAATGTTAGATATAGATAAAAAGCAGAAAAAGGTACATTATCACTGTTACGGTTGACTTCATAGTGCTGTTGCCAGTGCATAAGCAATGGAGCATACCCTTCCATGATAGCCAATAGTTCAAATCCAGGACTATGGGTTTCTTTGCCTTTTACCTGAAATTCTTTATTGCAAAATCTTTTTAAACCATCTTTTTTACCATACATTTATTGTAGTGTTCATAAAGTCAGCCGGTATCAGAATCAATAATTCTGTGGCCAATACAGGGTGTATACTGGTTATTGGAACAAGCATAAGAAAAATTATATAAGGATTTTAGACTCCATTTAgcctgttttgggtgggtaataaatctcatatactctaccttgttttctaatatacttcATACCTTCAGGCGCAACATAACATATATTTAATATTTTAAGTTTATCCAATGAGATAACCAAGTGCCCCCCTTCTTTGCAAAAAGGGTGGGCAGCGCCAAACTACCAATGAATATGCATTCCTAGAATGTGGTGATGTAATGAGAACCGCTAAATTGTGTCACATGGTTGTCATGGCACTAGCATTGTTGTGAGAagaccagccgcttttgccaatGGTACGGTAGAAACTACCATGGAAGAGGTACATGTAACTAATTTGAGTGTAGTATAAAATAGAGTCTAAAACAATTATATGGGTACGATTTAGAATctgtgaaatttataaacccctcaggcccttagtagcaccctcacTTTGCTTGTGCTCTACAGATCGGGCTTTCGTGGTTTGTAAATTCCATAGACCCACATCATGTcggtataactattatttaaattAGAGTATATGTAGtactacaataaaaagtactgaaacaagctggattggagtagtactgCATGTAACGTCCAGATATATGAAGTGTGAATAAAACATCCCTACTGCGCAATGGAGATTCTAATCATAGAAATTCACTTCTAATCGTTCTACAGTATCTGGACAtaattacgtactactccaatccagcatgtttcagtaatttttattgcagcagtactatacattgtccctactctaatttaaactTCCTCAGTATACTGGTTGCTGTACAGCAAACTACTTCACAATATATCAGCATCCTTAAAATTAGATTTAAACACTGGACAAGTAAAACGGTTATTGCGACTTACAAGTACACTAGTTATCTACTTATAGTTTAATTATTGGTACTCACTGAGACTCTCTGTGAATTCTTTTTTCACTGGTTGCAGTGTTTCAAATCGAGAATATGCAGGTTGAGGGAATAGCCACAAAAATCGTTGTGCAAGCCCTATTTCAGCACTGCCACATTGCTCAATAACAGACCTTGCAATGCTGGGTTGGCTAAACCCTCCAACTATGAGACTGGTACTTTCCATTGTGAAATTTGCATCACCTGTTACTGAGATTAAACATGTATGAGGTAGAAATAGTAAATTATTCTTTTTACCTGTGTTACGAGCCCATGAGCTTCCATTATAGAGCTGTAAGAATAGAGC
The Dysidea avara chromosome 7, odDysAvar1.4, whole genome shotgun sequence genome window above contains:
- the LOC136260812 gene encoding uncharacterized protein isoform X2 translates to MASNNNRLLGLYDELSTFLSQLNLYRGKNIQLSHELALFLQLYNGSSWARNTVTGDANFTMESTSLIVGGFSQPSIARSVIEQCGSAEIGLAQRFLWLFPQPAYSRFETLQPVKKEFTESLIEVLHKVWIPGKTGIPKDRVFTIKEKSEVFVAYFDEVQEQLEALACMDDLLSGMLSKSKGQVLRVAAVLHVLSYIKVQNDDSAVETQQSDELASVISESAIKAAVNFVSLCCQQTAYMTGRGNIKEEVEMLKTSLQDSSLLDCSSSGAELNTPGYCLKLPGKQLNLSALLYAKKFRAYGYKSGAVDAFKELEAEGLGVLEEVKEKAKTVNYIFVKEAIPEDSEGKIELSAKLQKYKVSLRECREAMEANELHIIADCNYKS
- the LOC136260812 gene encoding uncharacterized protein isoform X1; the encoded protein is MASNNNRLLGLYDELSTFLSQLNLYRGKNIQLSHELALFLQLYNGSSWARNTVTGDANFTMESTSLIVGGFSQPSIARSVIEQCGSAEIGLAQRFLWLFPQPAYSRFETLQPVKKEFTESLIEVLHKVWIPGKTGIPKDRVFTIKEKSEVFVAYFDEVQEQLEALACMDDLLSGMLSKSKGQVLRVAAVLHVLSYIKVQNDDSAVETQQSDELASVISESAIKAAVNFVSLCCQQTAYMTGRGNIKEEVEMLKTSLQDSSLLDCSSSGAELNTPGYCLKLPGKQLNLSALLYAKKFRAYGYKSGAVDAFKELEAEGLGVLEEVKEKAKTVNYIFVKEAIPEDSEGKIELSAKLQKYKVSLRECREAMEANELQPPRFKKKKRNADDDDNNECLSTPRRKSPRKVSC